The following are encoded in a window of Microbacterium sp. LWO13-1.2 genomic DNA:
- the coaBC gene encoding bifunctional phosphopantothenoylcysteine decarboxylase/phosphopantothenate--cysteine ligase CoaBC, whose product MNIVVGVTGGIAAYKTVHLVRLLTKAGHEVTVIPTEDALRFVGLPTWEAISRHPVTTSVHEDVAKVRHVALGQAAELVIVAPATANTIAKMTAGLADDLLGTTLLATVAPVVIAPAMHAEMWQHPATQANIATLRERGVRIVGPADGELAGGDSGPGRMSEPEEIFAAALAAITPGDLDGRRIAVSAGGTREPIDPVRYLGNRSSGRQGVALAVEAAERGAEVVLVAANVSHDVLAAAQHPRIRVVGVGAAAELGAAMREAAAESDVVVMAAAVADYRPAEVAEHKLTKESGPLTSIELVENEDIVAGLVRDRRAGQVVVGFAAETPEAGGGVDDAELMERARRKQQRKGVDLLVVNEVGWDRGFEAAENAVRILGSGGAVVGSAAGSKREVARAIWDAVVKLSQ is encoded by the coding sequence GTGAACATCGTCGTCGGAGTCACCGGTGGCATCGCCGCCTACAAGACGGTGCACCTGGTGCGCCTCCTCACCAAAGCCGGGCACGAGGTGACGGTGATCCCCACGGAGGATGCGCTGCGCTTCGTCGGCCTCCCCACCTGGGAGGCGATCAGTCGGCATCCGGTGACGACGAGCGTGCACGAGGACGTCGCCAAGGTGCGTCACGTGGCCCTCGGCCAGGCGGCCGAGCTGGTGATCGTCGCACCGGCGACGGCGAACACGATCGCGAAGATGACGGCCGGGCTCGCCGACGACCTGCTGGGCACCACGCTGCTCGCGACCGTCGCGCCCGTCGTGATCGCCCCGGCGATGCATGCCGAGATGTGGCAGCATCCGGCGACGCAGGCGAACATCGCGACCCTGCGTGAGCGCGGTGTGCGCATCGTCGGACCTGCCGACGGCGAGCTGGCCGGCGGCGACAGCGGACCCGGGCGGATGTCGGAGCCGGAGGAGATCTTCGCGGCGGCGCTCGCCGCGATCACGCCTGGTGATCTCGACGGTCGCCGCATCGCCGTCTCTGCGGGCGGTACCAGGGAGCCGATCGATCCGGTGCGCTATCTCGGCAACCGTTCCAGCGGCCGGCAGGGGGTCGCCCTCGCGGTGGAAGCCGCCGAGCGCGGTGCCGAGGTGGTACTGGTCGCGGCGAACGTGTCGCACGATGTGCTCGCGGCGGCGCAGCATCCCCGAATCCGGGTCGTCGGTGTCGGTGCGGCGGCCGAACTCGGTGCCGCCATGCGCGAAGCGGCCGCGGAATCCGATGTCGTCGTGATGGCGGCGGCAGTCGCGGACTACCGGCCGGCCGAGGTCGCCGAGCACAAGCTCACCAAGGAATCGGGGCCTCTGACCTCGATCGAACTCGTCGAGAACGAGGACATCGTGGCCGGGCTCGTGCGTGACCGTCGAGCAGGGCAGGTTGTCGTCGGGTTCGCGGCGGAGACTCCGGAGGCAGGCGGCGGGGTCGACGACGCCGAGCTGATGGAGCGCGCGCGTCGCAAGCAACAGCGCAAAGGAGTCGATCTCCTGGTGGTGAACGAGGTCGGCTGGGACCGCGGGTTCGAGGCAGCGGAGAACGCCGTACGCATTCTCGGATCCGGCGGCGCGGTCGTCGGTTCTGCCGCCGGGTCGAAGAGAGAGGTCGCCCGAGCGATCTGGGACGCCGTGGTAAAGTTGAGTCAATAA
- a CDS encoding AAA family ATPase, translating to MANPAQEDQRSALEQFGINLTDRARQGKLDPVIGRDSEIRRVSQVLTRRTKNNPVLIGEPGVGKTAVVEGLAQRIVAGDVAESLKDKELVSLDISALVAGAMYRGQFEERLKSVLKEITESEGKVITFIDELHVLMGAGGGEGSVAASNMLKPMLARGELRMIGATTLNEYREFIEKDAALERRFQQVYVGEPSVEDTIAILRGLKGRYEAHHGVTISDSALVASAALSNRYLPSRQLPDKAIDLIDESMSRLKMEIDSSPVEIDQLKRQVDRMRLEELALKREKDAASKERLSTLREQLSTMEKELAALEERWARERQGLNRVGDLKKQLDDAITQRDLAMREADYTRASKLEYETIKRLERDIAEAEQAEAATSTEGRMVNEQVTDEDIAAVIAAWTGIPVGRLLQGESEKLLHLESELGKRLIGQKEAVRAVSDAVRRSRAGISDPGRPTGSFLFLGPTGVGKTELAKALAEFLFDDEHAMVRIDMSEYGEKHSVSRLVGAPPGYVGYEQGGQLTEAVRRRPYSVILLDEVEKAHPEVFDVLLQVLDDGRLTDGQGRTVDFSNVILILTSNIGSPILIDPALSLEVKRDAVMTLVRQSFRPEFLNRLDDIVMFQALSEDDLAQIVELSVDQLQKRLHDRRLALAVTPDARTWLAERGYDPMFGARPLRRLIQSEVQNKLATALLSGSVHDGDTVRVDIAADGSGLVLTAAPATVEDAGDDDVIEAELLED from the coding sequence ATGGCCAACCCCGCACAGGAAGATCAGCGGTCCGCACTCGAGCAGTTCGGAATCAATCTCACCGACCGCGCCCGGCAGGGCAAGCTCGACCCGGTCATCGGACGAGACAGCGAGATCCGTCGGGTGAGCCAGGTGCTCACACGGCGAACCAAGAACAACCCCGTTCTCATCGGTGAGCCGGGCGTCGGCAAGACCGCCGTCGTCGAGGGGCTCGCCCAGCGCATCGTCGCCGGCGACGTCGCCGAATCGCTCAAGGACAAAGAACTCGTCTCGCTCGACATCTCCGCTCTCGTCGCCGGAGCCATGTACCGCGGCCAGTTCGAGGAGCGCCTGAAGAGCGTGCTCAAAGAGATCACCGAGTCCGAGGGCAAGGTCATCACCTTCATCGACGAGCTGCACGTGCTGATGGGTGCGGGCGGCGGCGAGGGGTCGGTCGCGGCATCCAACATGCTCAAGCCGATGCTGGCTCGCGGTGAGCTGCGCATGATCGGCGCCACGACCCTCAACGAGTACCGGGAGTTCATCGAGAAGGATGCTGCGCTCGAGCGCCGCTTCCAGCAGGTGTACGTCGGCGAGCCCAGCGTCGAAGACACGATCGCGATCCTGCGCGGGCTCAAGGGCCGTTACGAGGCGCACCACGGCGTGACCATCTCGGACAGTGCGCTCGTCGCCTCGGCGGCGTTGTCGAACCGGTATCTGCCCAGTCGCCAACTGCCCGACAAGGCCATCGACCTGATCGACGAGTCCATGTCGCGGTTGAAGATGGAGATCGACTCCTCGCCCGTCGAGATCGACCAGCTCAAGCGGCAGGTCGATCGGATGCGCCTGGAAGAGCTCGCGCTGAAGAGGGAGAAGGATGCCGCGTCGAAGGAGCGGCTGAGCACTCTGCGTGAGCAGCTCTCCACGATGGAGAAGGAACTGGCCGCGCTGGAGGAGCGCTGGGCGCGCGAGCGTCAGGGCCTCAACCGGGTCGGCGACCTGAAGAAGCAGCTCGACGATGCGATCACGCAGCGCGACCTCGCGATGCGCGAGGCCGACTACACGCGCGCGTCCAAGCTCGAGTACGAGACGATCAAGCGCCTCGAGCGTGACATCGCCGAGGCGGAGCAGGCGGAGGCCGCGACGTCGACCGAGGGCCGGATGGTCAACGAGCAGGTCACCGACGAAGACATCGCCGCGGTGATCGCAGCATGGACCGGCATCCCGGTCGGCCGGCTGCTGCAGGGCGAGAGCGAGAAGCTGCTGCACCTGGAGTCCGAGCTCGGCAAGCGCCTCATCGGACAGAAAGAGGCCGTGAGAGCGGTGTCGGATGCGGTGCGCCGCTCGCGCGCCGGCATCAGCGACCCCGGTCGTCCGACCGGCTCGTTCCTGTTCCTCGGCCCCACCGGTGTCGGAAAGACCGAGCTCGCCAAGGCTCTGGCCGAGTTCCTGTTCGATGACGAGCACGCCATGGTGCGCATCGACATGTCGGAGTACGGCGAGAAGCACTCAGTCTCGCGCCTGGTCGGGGCTCCTCCCGGGTACGTCGGCTACGAGCAGGGCGGTCAGCTCACCGAGGCCGTGCGGCGTCGCCCGTACAGCGTGATCCTGCTCGACGAGGTCGAGAAGGCGCATCCGGAGGTCTTCGACGTCCTGCTGCAGGTGCTCGACGACGGGCGCCTGACCGACGGTCAGGGGCGCACGGTCGACTTCTCGAACGTCATCCTGATCCTCACCAGCAACATCGGGTCTCCCATCCTCATCGACCCGGCGCTGTCGCTGGAGGTGAAGCGCGACGCCGTCATGACGCTCGTGCGGCAGTCGTTCCGCCCCGAGTTCCTGAACCGGCTGGATGACATCGTCATGTTCCAGGCGCTGTCGGAGGATGACCTCGCCCAGATCGTCGAGCTCTCCGTCGACCAGCTGCAGAAGCGGTTGCACGACCGCCGCCTCGCGCTGGCGGTCACCCCCGATGCGCGGACGTGGCTCGCCGAGCGCGGCTACGACCCGATGTTCGGTGCGCGTCCGCTGCGTCGCCTCATCCAGTCCGAAGTGCAGAACAAGCTCGCGACGGCGCTGCTGTCCGGCAGTGTGCACGACGGCGACACAGTGCGGGTGGACATCGCGGCGGACGGCTCGGGCCTGGTGCTCACAGCGGCGCCCGCGACGGTCGAAGACGCGGGGGACGACGACGTGATCGAGGCGGAGCTGCTCGAGGACTGA
- a CDS encoding nitroreductase family protein has protein sequence MSTPIIDRTAPTEHDVLDVLAGRWSPRAFDADSTIDETKLSAALEAARWSPSAYNLQPWRFIIARRGTALHAQVVDSLVEFNQLWAPHAAVLIVAVAETEAEDGTAISHAVYDLGQAVAHLSVQAHHDGLLVHQMSGFDPEVVREFADLPPRFAATTVIAIGELGDAEALPEGIQQGETAPRVRRAIDETVILSA, from the coding sequence GTGAGCACTCCCATCATCGACCGCACCGCCCCGACCGAGCACGACGTCCTCGACGTCCTCGCCGGGCGCTGGAGCCCGCGCGCCTTCGACGCCGACTCGACGATCGACGAAACCAAGCTCTCCGCAGCCCTCGAGGCAGCCCGCTGGAGCCCCTCCGCCTACAACCTGCAGCCGTGGCGCTTCATCATCGCCCGCCGTGGCACCGCGCTGCACGCGCAGGTCGTCGACTCTCTCGTCGAGTTCAACCAGCTGTGGGCTCCTCACGCCGCCGTACTCATCGTCGCCGTCGCCGAGACGGAAGCCGAAGACGGCACGGCGATCAGCCACGCGGTCTACGACCTCGGCCAGGCTGTCGCTCACCTTTCGGTGCAGGCCCACCACGACGGCCTGCTCGTGCACCAGATGAGCGGCTTCGACCCCGAGGTCGTCCGCGAGTTCGCCGACCTCCCCCCGCGCTTCGCCGCCACCACGGTCATCGCCATCGGTGAACTCGGCGATGCCGAGGCTCTTCCCGAGGGCATCCAGCAGGGCGAGACCGCCCCGCGCGTGCGCCGCGCGATCGACGAGACCGTCATCCTCAGCGCCTGA